Sequence from the Parvicella tangerina genome:
TTGATAATCAATGGTGTTGGTAGTCTCCACAAACTGTTCAAAATACCAATCCAGTTCAAGTCCAGACTCCTTTTCAGCTATGCGCTTAAAATCTAACGGAGTAGGATGCTTAAACTTCCATTCGTTAAAGTATCTTTTCATGGTACGCATCAATGCATCCTCACCAATCACATAACCTAATTGCATTAAGAGCACAGCGCCTTTTGAATACGCATTACTACCGTATACTGCATTACGTTTGTAGAAATCTGAATGAGTTGTCAATGGTTCTTGCTTGTCTGTTTGGGCCAACCTAACATAACCCATATAATTTCTGCTCAACGGGTTCAATGTGTTTTTATCGTAGAGATAGTCTAATGTCTTATACTGGGCAAACGTACAATACCCTTCATCCATCCATGCGTACTTTGCCTCATTTGTAGCAAGTACACCTTGAAACCAGCTATGGATACCTTCATGAATAGTCACACTCACCAATCCAGCAAAGGATCCTTCAGCAGTAATCAGAGTACACATAGGATATTCCATTCCTCCATCACCTCCTTGAATAACCGAGTATTGTTCGTAAGGATACTCACCAAAGTTCTTGTTCACGTACTCAAACCCTTTTCGAGCAAAAGCCTTTAAGTTCTTCCAGTTTTCTTCCAGCGTGTCGTTTTGATATATAAAATGGATAATTGTTCCATTATTCAACATGGTCGTGTCATGCACAAAATCAGGATCAGCCGCCCAGGCAAAATCATGTACATTTGGCGCCTTGAAGTGCCAGGTCTTTTTCTTTCCTTCAACAGGCTCCAGTTTTTTGTCGGGGTCTTCATACCCACACCCAACTTCCTGAGGGTTTTGAATATACCCTGTTCCTCCCAGAACATACGCCTTATCTATGGAGATCTTTACATCAAAGTCTCCCCAAACACCATGAAATTCTCTTCCAATATATGGATTGGAATGCCAACCATCTTTATCGTACTCACACAATTTTGGATACCATTGAGTCATTGAGTATTCAACACCTTCTATATTGTCTCTCCCCGTCCTCCTGATTTGTAACGGCACTTGACTTTCAAATTCCATCTCAAAAGTTACTTTTTTACCAGGTAGAATTGGTTGATCTAAGGTAACTTCCAAAATAGTCCCAACAACTTCAAAGTCCATCGGCTTACCATTCTTTTTCAAGTATTTAATTTCATGATAACCAATTTCATCTGGCCCCAATTTGGCGATACGATCCTCAACTCTTGGATCAGGGTCTTCAATCGTTCTGGACCTCACGTCCATCATTGATCCTGGCTGAAAAGCGTTGTAATATAAGTGATAAAAAACACGATGTAAAGTATCTGGCGAGTTGTTCTTATAAACGAGCTTTTGATATCCCTGGAACTGATTTTCTTCAACATCCATGTCAATTTCCATGGTATACTCCACTTCCTGTTGCCAATAACCTTTTTGTGCTGTACATGAAAACATAGCAGACAATGCTGCTAGTGATAAAACTAATCTATTCATTTCTTTATAATAATTCGTCTTTACTCATATTCAACCACTCTAAGGTTGAATTACAAAAGATATCCTCCACCACTTCATCTGAAAAATCGCCATCTTCAATGAACTTACCAATCTCCAGATCACCTAGTGGAAAGGGATAATCACTTCCTAGTGTCACTTTTTTAGATCCCTGCAATTTTAACACGTAATCCAGCATAAGCGGATCATGCGTAATACAATCTACCCAGAACTTCCCAAGATACTCTCTTGGATTAACTGGATTATCAATTGCTACGAGATCAGGTCTGCAGTTGAATCCATGCTCAATTCTACCGATAGTAGCTAGAAATGACCCACTTGCATGACAAAAATTAACTCTTAGATCTTTAAATTTCTCAAAAACTCCCCCGAAGATCATGGAAGTTATGGCCCTTGATGTTTCTGCAGGCATTCCCACTAACCAGGGTAACCAATATTTCTCCATGTGCTTTTTCCCCATCATATTCCATGGGTGCACAAGCACTGCCAGATCAAGTTCCTGACATGCCTCCCAAATGGGATGAAATTCCTCTTCACTAAGGTTTTTATTATTGATATTAGAACCAATCTGAATTCCTTTTAGCCCAATCTTTTTGATTCGTTCCAATTCCTTTACAGCCAAATCAGGAGCCTGCATTGGAATCGTCCCTAATCCAATGTAATTCTTTGGATACTTTACCACATGATCTGCAATGTCATCATTTAGGAACTTTGCAACCTCCGCACCGTGTTCTGGTTTTGCAAAGTAAGCAAACAACACAGGGATTGTACAGATGACCTGTACCTGAGTATTGAACTTTTCGTAATCAGGAATTCTCACGGCAGGATCCCAACAATTTTGTTCAATCTCCCTAAAAAAGGTATCTCCTTGCATCATTCGTGCAAACCCCTCTCTGTGGTGGTCTAAATGAATAAAACCTTCATAACCGAACTTCTGTGCCCACTTGGGCATTTCTCTCGGCATGATGTGCGTGTGCATATCGATCTTCAGCATTCTGAATTGGTATGTTTAAGTGATTAAGTTGCTAAAGATAATTAAGATAACCGAACTCACAAAGCATCTATAGTGACTTCGTTCTACCTCCATCTACAGGCAAATTGACCCCATTGATATAACTTGCTGCCGGGGATGCTAAAAACGCAATTCCGTTGGCTACTTCAAACGGTTCAGCAAACCGCTTCATTGGCACCTGACCAGTCATTGTTGCAGCCACTTCATCCTCGGATTTACCAGATTTAGCCGCTTTGTTCTCAATAATTTGTTTCAATCTGGACGTATTCGTTGCTCCAGGTAAAACGTTATTCACTGTAATCCCAAATTCACCTAGTTCATTCGCCAGCGTCTTTGCCCAGTTAGCAACTGCCCCACGAATCGTATTCGAAACCCCCAGACCATTTAAAGGCTGCTTTACAGAAGTGCTGATCACATTAATAATCCTTCCATAGCCACGCTCCTTCATTCCCGGAACAACTGTTTGCGCAAGGCTTTGGTTACTAACTAAATGCATGTTGAACGCATGAATATATTCATCAACTTTTGCATCAATTGCAGGTCCAGCTGCAGGTCCTCCTGTATTATTTACTAAGATATCGATAGGCATAAACTCCTCGATAAACGACTCTACTTTAATCCTAACCTCAGGAGGAAAGTTAAAATCTGCCTTAAGATGGAAATGTTGCTGACCTTTGGAGGTATCCAATTGTCTTTTCACTTCAACTAACTTCTGCTCATTTCTCGCCATCAAAACTACATTCGCCCCCATTTTGGCCAACTGTTCGGCTGTTGCTTTACCTATTCCTTGTGTGCTTCCGCATACCAAGGCTGTTTTATCTGTTAAATCTATGTTCATCTGCCATCTATTTTGCAACAAATTTAGTTAATTTGAACTATGAAAGAAAAACTAATTTTCATCCATATCCCGAAAACTGGAGGAACATCAATAAACTGCGAAATAAATCAAACCGAGTGGCAAACTACCCCAGATTTTTATTACCGACATATCGACTACAAAACAAAAAAAAGCAATTCAGGGGATATCTTTATGGAATCCAACCATTCAAAATACAAAGACTTTCCCATCTTCTTTTTTATGAGAAATCCAATTGAGCGACTATTCTCAGAATATTACTTTCTAAAGCCCAGAAAAGAATTCATGAGTCTTTTGCCTAGAACGCCAAGATCGTTCTATGAGTATTGCAAATTCAAAAACACACAGAATAGCATCATTAAATTTCTACTTGGCCACAGAATGTATTCAAACCCCATATTGAATGAAAGCGTTTATTCTCAGTTAATAGAGCGGATAGAAACCTTAAACATAAAGATTGGCATTTTTGAGGACTATGTAAGGTCTTTAGTCTATTTGGAAAAGGAACTCAATATTTCCTGGAACGAGACCATTCAAAAAAAGAGGATTACAATTGACAAACCATCTTATCTGGAACTCTCCAATGAAGAGTATGATGAGATTAAGGAGCTTAATAGTTTTGATTTCAAGCTTTATGAATATGCCGTAAAAATATTAAACGAATCAAACGTTAATCTTGACACTGCAAACATCGTACTTTCAGGAAG
This genomic interval carries:
- a CDS encoding M1 family metallopeptidase; this translates as MNRLVLSLAALSAMFSCTAQKGYWQQEVEYTMEIDMDVEENQFQGYQKLVYKNNSPDTLHRVFYHLYYNAFQPGSMMDVRSRTIEDPDPRVEDRIAKLGPDEIGYHEIKYLKKNGKPMDFEVVGTILEVTLDQPILPGKKVTFEMEFESQVPLQIRRTGRDNIEGVEYSMTQWYPKLCEYDKDGWHSNPYIGREFHGVWGDFDVKISIDKAYVLGGTGYIQNPQEVGCGYEDPDKKLEPVEGKKKTWHFKAPNVHDFAWAADPDFVHDTTMLNNGTIIHFIYQNDTLEENWKNLKAFARKGFEYVNKNFGEYPYEQYSVIQGGDGGMEYPMCTLITAEGSFAGLVSVTIHEGIHSWFQGVLATNEAKYAWMDEGYCTFAQYKTLDYLYDKNTLNPLSRNYMGYVRLAQTDKQEPLTTHSDFYKRNAVYGSNAYSKGAVLLMQLGYVIGEDALMRTMKRYFNEWKFKHPTPLDFKRIAEKESGLELDWYFEQFVETTNTIDYQVKSVESSGNGKTAITLERLGDMPMPLDVIVYTETGDLFWYNIPMRIMRGVKGEDILKVKRQDLEAWPWVYPSYTFEVNIPHHQIKEVVIDPTNRLADIEPTNNALVPGDAPAGKDIEPFKGN
- a CDS encoding amidohydrolase family protein, producing the protein MLKIDMHTHIMPREMPKWAQKFGYEGFIHLDHHREGFARMMQGDTFFREIEQNCWDPAVRIPDYEKFNTQVQVICTIPVLFAYFAKPEHGAEVAKFLNDDIADHVVKYPKNYIGLGTIPMQAPDLAVKELERIKKIGLKGIQIGSNINNKNLSEEEFHPIWEACQELDLAVLVHPWNMMGKKHMEKYWLPWLVGMPAETSRAITSMIFGGVFEKFKDLRVNFCHASGSFLATIGRIEHGFNCRPDLVAIDNPVNPREYLGKFWVDCITHDPLMLDYVLKLQGSKKVTLGSDYPFPLGDLEIGKFIEDGDFSDEVVEDIFCNSTLEWLNMSKDELL
- a CDS encoding SDR family oxidoreductase encodes the protein MNIDLTDKTALVCGSTQGIGKATAEQLAKMGANVVLMARNEQKLVEVKRQLDTSKGQQHFHLKADFNFPPEVRIKVESFIEEFMPIDILVNNTGGPAAGPAIDAKVDEYIHAFNMHLVSNQSLAQTVVPGMKERGYGRIINVISTSVKQPLNGLGVSNTIRGAVANWAKTLANELGEFGITVNNVLPGATNTSRLKQIIENKAAKSGKSEDEVAATMTGQVPMKRFAEPFEVANGIAFLASPAASYINGVNLPVDGGRTKSL
- a CDS encoding sulfotransferase family protein, translating into MKEKLIFIHIPKTGGTSINCEINQTEWQTTPDFYYRHIDYKTKKSNSGDIFMESNHSKYKDFPIFFFMRNPIERLFSEYYFLKPRKEFMSLLPRTPRSFYEYCKFKNTQNSIIKFLLGHRMYSNPILNESVYSQLIERIETLNIKIGIFEDYVRSLVYLEKELNISWNETIQKKRITIDKPSYLELSNEEYDEIKELNSFDFKLYEYAVKILNESNVNLDTANIVLSGSRYDYIEKYTQRFILIETIMTQKGKTFLAQNKSFFAKLNLSLHRKKLRGQEYVRAWNSAFRASLVNAIDDHKTLEKLENISSNCDDPLQESFALAKLINTELNKSTHAPKINRLN